One Pseudomonas sp. MH9.2 DNA segment encodes these proteins:
- a CDS encoding anti-phage-associated DUF1156 domain-containing protein translates to MTAMTSVRLIPFGLKDAPALIETVFPVQKVSFEAQRERKAGAGQTLTALGSYWKGRKPLILVRAILLGSLLPHTDDAEQDLELFEALMAFDIRGLGRRAVVQAVLKPADIARMIMLKNPWDFFDFKIPNGSELHEQDVNIWGFPLDAEEKGLKLSWKRGINDEAKADIYAQALATLPSYEERSLLCKRPEEMDQTFLLAPVWPKVNERLGYLGVNAHSMDQLVEQLGILRFGHRPKVADTFAGGGSIPFEAARMGCDVYASDLNPIACMLTWGAINIIGASPERRGRIEKAQREVAKAVDKEITALGIEHDEQGNRAKVYLYCVEARCPETGWLVPLAPSWVVSMQRNVVARLIPDYDNKRFNIEVFSDATPEEMKQAARGTVQDGALVYEIDGKSYRTPVKTLRGDYRTETGDISNRLRPWVISDFRPRKDDIFQERLYCIQWITKETLKKPRQETFFAAVTKEDLEREGKVEGLVLQCLNDWQAKGLVPDMAIEPGYNTDQPIRERGWTYWHHLFSPRQLLSFSFYKRNLNDLPDDDIKPALVAVQSKSIEWNTKLCRWATSTRHENQVNTFSNQALNTLYNYGVRAIPNLENHSIIDLDDNELSVLTSANVVSCPADKISCFADLYITDPPYADAVHYHEITEFFIAWLRKNPPAPFNDWTWDSRRALAIKGDGDDFRRGMIEAYLAMTNHMPDNGMQCVMFTHQSTEVWSDMVGIFWAASLQVVAAWYIATETTSEQKKGGYVQGTVTLMLRKRPAGEKVGFKQRILPVVRKEVASQIDQMMNLNDEVKARMGEPVFNDADLQMAGYAAALKVLTSYTKIGETDVTTFALRPRTKGEVTVVDEIVQQASEAANSLLVPEGVQLDTWHSLSGIQRFYLRMLDMESVGASKLDNYQNFAKAFRVEDYTKVMTSMVVNNARLKQVDEFSSRDLTDSTEIGPTWLGQLIIALQQLLGEIEPQTVLKTLAADLSDYMEIRLKLIDLATFLSRKSRSEAVRSAAEILAARMQNQRALDQ, encoded by the coding sequence ATGACTGCAATGACTTCCGTACGCCTGATTCCCTTCGGTCTGAAGGATGCGCCGGCGCTGATCGAAACCGTATTTCCGGTACAGAAGGTGTCGTTCGAGGCACAGCGAGAGCGGAAGGCGGGTGCTGGCCAAACGCTGACAGCCTTAGGTTCCTATTGGAAGGGGCGCAAACCCCTGATCCTGGTGCGTGCCATTCTGCTGGGTAGCTTGCTTCCTCATACTGATGATGCGGAGCAGGATCTTGAGCTTTTCGAGGCGTTAATGGCGTTCGATATACGTGGTCTCGGTCGCCGTGCAGTGGTCCAAGCGGTTCTGAAACCTGCTGATATTGCCAGGATGATCATGTTGAAGAATCCCTGGGACTTCTTCGACTTTAAAATTCCAAATGGCAGTGAGTTACACGAACAGGATGTGAATATTTGGGGGTTCCCGCTGGATGCCGAGGAAAAAGGCCTCAAACTGAGCTGGAAGCGTGGTATTAACGACGAGGCTAAGGCCGATATATACGCTCAGGCGCTGGCCACCCTTCCGAGCTATGAGGAGCGGTCGCTGCTGTGCAAACGTCCGGAGGAGATGGATCAGACCTTCCTGTTGGCTCCGGTTTGGCCGAAGGTCAATGAGCGGCTGGGTTACTTGGGTGTCAACGCTCACTCTATGGATCAATTGGTCGAGCAGTTGGGCATCCTGCGTTTTGGCCATCGCCCTAAGGTGGCTGATACTTTTGCTGGTGGTGGCTCCATTCCGTTTGAAGCAGCTCGTATGGGGTGCGACGTTTATGCATCTGACTTAAACCCGATTGCCTGCATGCTGACATGGGGTGCGATTAATATTATTGGAGCCTCCCCTGAGCGTCGTGGCAGGATCGAAAAGGCCCAGCGCGAAGTTGCTAAAGCGGTAGATAAAGAGATCACAGCCCTGGGCATCGAGCACGATGAACAAGGTAATCGCGCTAAAGTTTATCTTTATTGTGTGGAAGCGCGTTGTCCAGAAACTGGATGGTTGGTGCCTTTAGCTCCAAGCTGGGTCGTATCTATGCAGCGCAATGTCGTGGCTAGGTTGATTCCTGACTACGATAATAAACGATTCAATATCGAAGTATTTTCAGATGCCACTCCAGAAGAAATGAAACAGGCCGCACGAGGTACTGTTCAGGATGGCGCCTTAGTCTATGAGATAGATGGGAAGAGCTATCGAACCCCAGTTAAGACTTTACGAGGAGACTATCGTACCGAGACCGGAGATATATCTAACCGTTTGCGTCCTTGGGTAATTTCAGATTTCAGGCCGCGTAAAGATGATATCTTTCAGGAACGACTCTACTGCATCCAGTGGATTACGAAAGAAACGCTTAAAAAGCCTCGGCAAGAGACTTTTTTTGCCGCAGTAACCAAAGAGGATTTAGAACGGGAGGGTAAAGTTGAAGGCTTGGTTCTGCAGTGTTTGAATGACTGGCAGGCGAAAGGTCTAGTCCCTGATATGGCAATCGAACCTGGATATAACACGGATCAGCCAATTCGTGAGCGTGGCTGGACATATTGGCATCATTTGTTCAGTCCAAGGCAATTATTGTCATTTAGCTTCTATAAGCGAAATTTAAACGATCTTCCTGATGATGATATTAAACCTGCCTTGGTTGCAGTCCAGTCAAAGTCAATTGAGTGGAATACTAAGCTGTGCCGGTGGGCCACATCGACACGGCATGAGAATCAGGTCAATACGTTCTCTAACCAGGCATTAAATACACTTTATAATTATGGCGTGCGTGCTATACCGAATCTGGAAAATCATTCGATTATCGACTTAGATGATAACGAGCTCTCTGTACTGACGAGTGCAAATGTTGTTTCGTGCCCTGCTGACAAGATTTCATGTTTTGCGGATTTGTATATAACAGACCCTCCTTACGCTGATGCAGTGCATTACCACGAAATAACCGAATTCTTTATTGCTTGGTTGCGCAAAAATCCGCCGGCCCCATTTAATGATTGGACATGGGATTCCCGTCGAGCGCTGGCGATAAAGGGCGATGGTGATGATTTCCGTCGCGGCATGATCGAGGCCTACTTGGCCATGACTAATCACATGCCAGATAACGGTATGCAGTGCGTGATGTTCACCCACCAGAGCACCGAGGTCTGGTCGGATATGGTGGGCATTTTCTGGGCGGCGAGCCTTCAAGTCGTAGCGGCTTGGTATATAGCCACAGAGACGACTTCCGAGCAGAAAAAAGGTGGCTATGTTCAGGGTACGGTGACCTTGATGCTGCGTAAGCGCCCAGCAGGCGAAAAAGTGGGTTTCAAACAGCGCATTCTGCCGGTAGTACGTAAGGAAGTGGCTTCGCAAATCGATCAGATGATGAACCTCAATGATGAGGTTAAAGCTCGCATGGGTGAGCCGGTGTTCAATGATGCGGATCTTCAGATGGCCGGCTACGCTGCTGCGCTCAAGGTTCTTACCAGCTATACCAAGATCGGTGAGACAGACGTGACGACCTTCGCATTGCGCCCGCGCACCAAGGGCGAAGTCACCGTGGTGGATGAGATCGTGCAACAAGCCTCCGAGGCAGCCAACAGCCTTTTGGTGCCAGAAGGTGTGCAGCTGGATACTTGGCACTCGCTCAGTGGCATACAGCGCTTCTACTTGCGCATGTTGGATATGGAGTCTGTCGGTGCCTCGAAGTTGGACAATTACCAGAACTTCGCCAAGGCCTTTCGTGTAGAGGATTACACCAAGGTAATGACCAGCATGGTAGTCAACAATGCCCGCCTGAAGCAGGTGGACGAGTTCTCCTCTCGTGACTTGACCGACAGTACCGAAATTGGTCCGACTTGGTTGGGGCAATTAATCATAGCCCTGCAGCAATTACTGGGCGAAATCGAGCCGCAGACGGTGCTGAAAACGCTGGCCGCTGATCTGTCGGATTACATGGAAATTCGTCTGAAATTGATTGATCTGGCCACCTTTCTTTCGCGCAAATCACGTAGTGAAGCAGTGCGCTCGGCGGCCGAGATATTGGCGGCGCGGATGCAAAATCAGCGGGCACTTGATCAATAA
- a CDS encoding phospholipase D-like domain-containing anti-phage protein, with protein sequence MTITRMSSRTHALDQSFLAEHLKGALRYRRIAGYFTSSLFEVAGELIEQIPEVQIVCNADIQGEDLRVAQVCEAKLLGKWNEHSVEAEALMNRERYQRLAAFLDKRGQVIRVAPDSACGFVHGKAGVIDLADGRKLGFMGSMNETSNGWQSHYEILWSDDSPEGVAWIEAEFDFLWNAAKPLPDAVCREISRCSRRREVGIDEVDEPEQLAPAVLIESPLYREGFSLQPWQQGFVSECLKHYQEYGYVRLLLADEVGLGKTLSLGTAALALTLLAEQKGRSKPVIIFTPATLCEQWQTEMMDKLGVPCARWQTQQKVWLDDKERVISPAGPEHVTSCPLRIGIISTGLMLRDSLEKQYLLGLRGGYGLVILDEAHKARTRQGMGKGAGTHNELLAFIRKISACSDHVLLGTATPIQTQREDLWDLVGVLHQGKGNFVLGSDFSEWHKPKEIIPILSGEVDVSDPGYAWRLLRSPLPTVNSTQDGRARQLYSMVRQDLGLPQKVWLAGSYTELSEDAREVLEDELGRRVSGASFFQRENPFVRHVVLRKRTTLEEAGLLKPIGVDVHPEAGLVKDVHRFNALFEGLALRSSEDFREAYSQARAFGKALASNGRGSGFMKNLMEQRICSSIVAGINTAQKLLRGETVTEESDEGEVSVSVQSTDEQLALERLLDRLQRVKEDPKLKAILHYLGAEGWRELGCIIFSQYYDTARWVAESLAALYPDEAIGLYAGAGRSRLYRQGDSVSIERETLKRMVADRKLRLMVATDAACEGLNLQTLGTLINVDLPWNPTKLEQRIGRIKRFGQVRDRVDMLNLVNEQTVDEKVYGRLSERMKDRFDLFGSLPDTIKDEWIDDIEHLGELMDQYINAQKKETGFDLRYNATLRPTDNDWRDCANVLSRRDFDTLMRKGW encoded by the coding sequence ATGACGATCACCCGCATGTCCTCGCGTACGCATGCGCTGGACCAGAGCTTCCTTGCAGAACACCTTAAGGGCGCTCTGCGTTATCGACGCATTGCCGGTTACTTTACCAGCTCGCTGTTCGAGGTGGCCGGGGAGCTGATTGAGCAGATTCCTGAGGTTCAGATTGTCTGTAACGCGGACATCCAGGGTGAGGATCTGCGGGTGGCCCAGGTGTGCGAGGCCAAGCTACTGGGCAAGTGGAATGAGCATTCGGTGGAAGCCGAAGCACTTATGAATCGTGAGCGCTATCAACGATTGGCTGCTTTCCTTGATAAGCGTGGCCAGGTTATTCGCGTAGCGCCAGACAGCGCCTGCGGGTTCGTTCATGGTAAAGCTGGGGTGATCGACCTCGCGGATGGCCGAAAGCTTGGTTTTATGGGATCAATGAATGAAACCAGCAATGGGTGGCAATCACACTACGAAATTTTGTGGTCGGACGACTCTCCGGAAGGGGTGGCTTGGATCGAAGCGGAGTTCGACTTCCTTTGGAATGCCGCCAAACCTCTACCGGATGCAGTATGCCGGGAGATATCTAGATGTAGTCGGCGTCGCGAGGTTGGTATCGACGAAGTAGATGAGCCTGAGCAGTTAGCGCCGGCGGTGTTGATCGAGTCGCCGCTGTACCGGGAGGGATTCTCTCTACAGCCCTGGCAGCAGGGATTTGTCAGCGAATGTCTGAAGCACTACCAGGAGTATGGCTATGTGCGTCTACTGCTGGCTGATGAAGTTGGACTGGGGAAAACTCTGTCCCTGGGGACAGCTGCTTTGGCGTTGACTCTTTTGGCCGAGCAGAAAGGGCGGAGTAAGCCAGTGATCATCTTCACCCCTGCAACGCTGTGTGAGCAGTGGCAGACTGAGATGATGGATAAGCTAGGCGTCCCTTGTGCCCGTTGGCAGACTCAGCAAAAGGTTTGGCTCGACGATAAGGAACGAGTAATTTCACCTGCAGGTCCAGAGCATGTCACCAGTTGCCCACTTCGGATTGGCATCATATCCACTGGCCTGATGCTGCGTGACTCGTTGGAGAAGCAGTATCTTCTAGGATTGCGAGGTGGTTACGGCTTGGTCATCCTTGATGAGGCGCACAAGGCACGTACGCGGCAGGGGATGGGTAAGGGGGCGGGGACTCACAATGAGCTGCTAGCGTTCATCCGCAAAATTTCTGCTTGTTCAGATCACGTCCTTTTAGGCACGGCAACACCTATTCAGACGCAGCGTGAAGACTTATGGGATCTGGTGGGAGTGCTCCATCAGGGCAAGGGCAATTTCGTGCTAGGTAGTGACTTCTCCGAATGGCACAAACCCAAGGAGATAATTCCAATATTGTCGGGTGAGGTGGATGTAAGTGATCCCGGATATGCGTGGCGATTACTTCGGTCTCCCCTACCGACGGTCAACTCAACCCAAGACGGGCGAGCCCGCCAACTCTACAGCATGGTGCGACAGGATCTTGGATTACCGCAGAAGGTTTGGCTGGCCGGCTCTTATACGGAGCTGAGCGAAGATGCTCGTGAGGTGTTGGAGGATGAGTTGGGACGCCGTGTTTCTGGCGCAAGCTTCTTTCAGCGTGAGAACCCTTTTGTCCGCCATGTGGTGTTGCGCAAACGAACCACCTTGGAGGAGGCGGGTTTGCTTAAGCCCATCGGTGTGGATGTGCATCCAGAGGCTGGGTTGGTTAAGGATGTTCATCGTTTCAATGCACTGTTCGAGGGGCTTGCCCTGCGCTCCAGCGAAGACTTTCGAGAGGCCTATAGCCAAGCGCGAGCCTTCGGCAAGGCATTGGCCAGTAATGGTCGTGGTAGTGGCTTCATGAAAAATCTAATGGAGCAGCGTATCTGCAGCAGCATCGTTGCTGGAATTAATACGGCACAGAAATTATTGCGTGGCGAAACAGTCACTGAGGAAAGCGATGAAGGTGAGGTCTCGGTTTCGGTGCAGAGCACAGATGAACAACTTGCTCTAGAGCGCCTATTGGATCGGCTTCAACGCGTAAAGGAAGACCCTAAGCTCAAGGCGATTTTGCATTACCTAGGTGCAGAGGGATGGCGTGAGTTGGGCTGCATTATTTTCAGTCAGTATTACGATACCGCCCGCTGGGTTGCTGAGTCGTTAGCGGCCCTTTATCCGGATGAAGCTATTGGTCTATACGCGGGTGCTGGCCGTAGCCGCCTTTATCGCCAGGGTGATAGCGTAAGTATCGAACGGGAAACGCTCAAACGCATGGTGGCTGATCGTAAGCTGCGCCTAATGGTGGCCACTGATGCCGCATGTGAGGGGTTGAACCTGCAAACGCTGGGCACACTTATCAACGTCGATCTGCCATGGAACCCAACCAAACTGGAACAAAGGATTGGCCGCATCAAGCGTTTTGGCCAGGTCCGTGACAGAGTGGACATGCTCAATCTAGTCAATGAGCAGACGGTGGACGAGAAGGTATATGGTCGCCTTTCCGAGCGAATGAAAGATCGCTTCGATCTGTTTGGCTCCCTGCCGGACACAATCAAAGACGAATGGATTGATGACATCGAACACCTAGGCGAATTGATGGATCAGTACATCAATGCTCAGAAAAAAGAGACAGGGTTCGATCTACGCTACAACGCCACTCTGCGGCCAACCGATAACGACTGGCGTGATTGCGCAAATGTCCTCTCTCGGCGTGATTTTGATACTTTGATGCGCAAAGGGTGGTGA
- a CDS encoding ADP-ribosylglycohydrolase family protein, whose protein sequence is MNRVERIKGCLLGGAVGDALGAPVEFLEWPAIEAKFGPCGIIDFAPAYGLTGAITDDTQMMLFTAEGLLRAFVRGSSGTVCHVPSVIHHALLRWLMTQDYPPATPVNRDGWLIEETALWSRRAPGTTCLSALKASTRLGMLAENDSKGCGAVMRVAPCAFFANAFEYAAESGRLTHGHPTGYLAAGLFADILQRMVDRNDSLEHALTESLTKHGQKAGMEETRSLLERVLFFFYEGYRPTPQRIADFGAGWVADEALAIGLWCALSADSFEQGVINAVNHSGDSDSTGLIAGHLLGIQYGPAAIPARWYGRLELRGVIEQIAEDIERVPRDYCGYDGVFDEEIAQAYPGN, encoded by the coding sequence ATGAACAGAGTTGAAAGAATCAAAGGTTGCCTGCTGGGCGGTGCTGTTGGCGATGCCTTGGGCGCCCCAGTGGAGTTCCTCGAATGGCCCGCCATCGAAGCGAAATTCGGCCCCTGCGGCATCATCGATTTCGCCCCAGCCTACGGACTCACCGGCGCAATCACCGACGACACACAGATGATGCTGTTCACTGCCGAAGGCCTGCTGCGTGCCTTTGTGCGCGGCAGCTCCGGAACTGTCTGCCACGTCCCCAGTGTTATTCATCATGCCCTACTGCGTTGGTTGATGACTCAGGACTATCCGCCTGCGACGCCCGTCAACAGAGATGGCTGGCTGATCGAAGAAACTGCTCTATGGTCCCGTCGCGCCCCCGGCACTACGTGCCTGAGCGCCCTCAAGGCCAGCACTCGACTCGGCATGCTGGCAGAGAATGACAGCAAGGGTTGCGGCGCAGTCATGCGCGTTGCGCCCTGCGCCTTCTTCGCTAACGCCTTTGAATACGCCGCCGAATCCGGCCGCCTGACCCATGGGCATCCCACGGGTTACCTTGCCGCTGGGCTGTTCGCCGACATTCTTCAGCGCATGGTCGATCGAAATGACAGCCTGGAGCATGCGTTGACCGAAAGTCTGACCAAGCATGGGCAGAAAGCGGGAATGGAAGAAACCCGCAGCCTGCTTGAGCGCGTGCTGTTTTTCTTCTACGAAGGTTATCGCCCCACGCCGCAACGCATTGCCGATTTCGGAGCGGGATGGGTGGCAGACGAGGCCCTTGCCATCGGGCTGTGGTGCGCGCTCAGCGCCGACTCCTTTGAACAAGGGGTGATTAATGCCGTGAACCACAGCGGGGACAGTGACAGTACCGGGCTGATCGCCGGGCACCTGCTGGGCATCCAATATGGCCCGGCGGCAATACCGGCACGCTGGTACGGGCGGTTGGAGTTGCGCGGGGTGATTGAGCAAATTGCTGAAGATATTGAGCGGGTGCCGCGTGATTATTGTGGATACGACGGGGTGTTTGATGAAGAAATTGCGCAGGCCTACCCTGGAAATTGA
- a CDS encoding WYL domain-containing protein, protein MKRKQSIEHVRWDLALRYRLIETVAWWEGRLTTGHLIQSFGISRQQASKDINTYINEHAPRNLTYDKQIKGYVPSKVFKPLFIDDSASAYLHLLYQNNERAPHIEGLALAYAHTKVLEVPDRTIRPEILRPLLKACRESLRLEIEYVSLANPEPEIRLIAPHTLIYTGMRWHVRAYCEKNRQYRDFVLSRLRGEPELLGKSENVITEDEVWSTEVAVVIEPDSRLTAAQKAIIETDFGMVDGQLVIPSRRALVKYVLQRYQIDPKKMEPRPAAQQIVVKNLDELEPWLYS, encoded by the coding sequence ATGAAACGCAAGCAATCCATTGAACATGTACGCTGGGATCTGGCACTTCGCTATCGTTTGATTGAGACAGTTGCCTGGTGGGAAGGCCGGCTGACCACGGGACACCTGATCCAGAGCTTCGGCATCAGCCGACAACAGGCGTCGAAGGACATCAATACGTACATCAATGAGCATGCGCCTAGAAACCTTACATATGACAAGCAGATAAAAGGCTATGTACCGAGCAAGGTGTTCAAGCCTCTATTTATTGACGACAGCGCCAGTGCCTATCTGCACCTGCTGTATCAGAACAATGAGAGAGCTCCACACATTGAAGGGCTGGCCTTGGCCTACGCCCACACCAAGGTGCTGGAGGTGCCGGATCGCACAATTCGCCCGGAGATTCTTCGCCCACTCCTTAAAGCCTGCCGCGAGAGTCTGCGTCTGGAAATTGAGTACGTATCGCTGGCCAACCCTGAACCCGAGATCCGCCTGATCGCGCCCCACACGCTGATCTACACGGGGATGCGCTGGCACGTGCGCGCTTACTGCGAGAAGAATCGGCAGTACCGCGACTTTGTTCTCAGCCGTCTGCGTGGCGAGCCAGAGCTATTGGGCAAGTCTGAGAATGTGATTACTGAAGACGAAGTCTGGAGTACGGAAGTAGCAGTCGTCATAGAACCGGATTCACGGCTGACGGCTGCGCAGAAAGCGATCATAGAAACCGATTTCGGCATGGTGGACGGTCAATTAGTGATCCCTAGCCGTAGGGCGCTCGTGAAGTATGTATTGCAGCGCTATCAGATTGATCCCAAAAAGATGGAGCCCAGGCCTGCAGCACAACAGATTGTGGTGAAGAACCTGGATGAGTTGGAGCCGTGGCTGTATAGCTAA
- a CDS encoding hydrolase or metal-binding protein — MLKGLAITPPILGRISIGKVVEKNGKRLPEKDDQFTITSQVQSRDGWLLHPLDDEIRKSQNGKIRNIPIRVLFNEPDLNFRAEYSLFDRNTGRPLCVGNGETCKRQCEDGIKSLPCPSPDACSLAKGNACKPYGRLNVVIGDDDPLGSFVFRTTGFNSIRTLAARLHYLQAISGDRLACMPLELRLRGKSTRQSHGAPIFYVDITVRSGLSLEEALNETKHTDEARRNAGFDQSALDRAAQQGLSNGAFEDSEDDTNAIVEEFFPLIETDPMTIPDPSHNKPAKPSLTQKLESLAANTHVY, encoded by the coding sequence ATGCTCAAAGGCTTAGCGATCACCCCACCGATACTTGGCCGAATTTCCATTGGCAAAGTCGTCGAGAAAAACGGCAAGCGCCTGCCGGAGAAAGATGATCAGTTCACCATTACGTCACAGGTACAGAGCCGGGACGGCTGGTTGCTACACCCGCTCGACGATGAGATTCGTAAATCCCAAAACGGCAAGATCCGCAACATTCCTATTCGCGTGCTGTTCAATGAGCCCGATCTGAACTTCCGCGCAGAGTACAGCCTGTTCGACCGCAACACTGGACGACCGCTGTGCGTAGGCAATGGCGAAACTTGTAAACGCCAGTGCGAGGACGGCATCAAGTCCCTGCCCTGCCCTTCGCCAGACGCTTGTTCCCTAGCGAAGGGCAATGCCTGCAAGCCATACGGACGATTGAACGTAGTGATCGGAGACGATGACCCGTTAGGCAGCTTCGTTTTCCGCACCACCGGCTTCAACAGCATTCGTACGCTGGCGGCACGCCTGCACTACCTGCAAGCCATTTCGGGCGACCGCCTCGCCTGTATGCCACTGGAGTTGCGTCTGCGTGGCAAATCCACTCGGCAAAGCCATGGTGCGCCGATTTTCTATGTCGACATTACGGTCAGGAGCGGTCTTTCGCTGGAGGAAGCGTTAAACGAGACCAAACACACCGATGAGGCCCGCCGTAACGCAGGGTTCGATCAATCCGCACTGGACCGAGCGGCACAACAAGGCTTGAGCAATGGCGCCTTTGAAGACAGCGAGGACGACACCAACGCTATCGTCGAGGAGTTCTTCCCTCTGATCGAAACCGATCCCATGACCATTCCGGATCCATCGCACAACAAACCAGCCAAGCCGTCACTGACACAAAAACTAGAGTCGCTCGCCGCTAACACCCACGTCTACTGA
- a CDS encoding GTPase produces the protein MYSNTATVTDAFDEAIRNAVEGVGKINIIVAGKTGVGKSTLINCVFRGELAKTGSGKPVTQQIEEITKEGHPITIIDSKGLELKDYQKISDDLKSFVKERAAHHDENKHIHAAWLCIQEGGDRVEEAEVELCNMLNKLSIPVIVVITKSMLGKESNTFKDAKKILNTATTIVPVRALPGEFEDDDGTVFKFKEKNINELITETAGLIPEAKKRAFANALNSRHQSSMKIKIEQAEKEVLAASTLAAVAAASPIPFSDAILLVPIQAGMLAKVGVTFGMDVSTSALTTLVMSAVGSGAVTVVGRVLVTGLLKMIPGVGTVVGGAIAATTAAALTKALGAAYIAVLTDFCEKNPGKDLDIALIGAELKRKMSFS, from the coding sequence ATGTACAGCAATACTGCAACCGTAACGGATGCTTTCGACGAAGCGATTCGCAACGCAGTAGAGGGCGTAGGAAAAATCAACATCATCGTTGCCGGAAAGACCGGCGTGGGGAAAAGCACGCTGATCAACTGCGTATTCCGTGGCGAGCTTGCAAAAACTGGTTCTGGCAAACCAGTGACGCAACAAATTGAAGAAATCACGAAAGAAGGCCATCCGATAACTATCATCGATAGCAAAGGTTTGGAGCTTAAAGACTACCAAAAAATCTCCGACGATCTTAAATCTTTCGTTAAAGAGCGCGCCGCCCACCATGACGAAAACAAGCATATTCATGCGGCCTGGCTGTGCATCCAGGAAGGTGGCGACCGAGTTGAAGAAGCTGAGGTAGAGTTGTGCAATATGCTCAACAAACTGTCGATACCGGTCATTGTGGTTATTACCAAGAGTATGCTTGGCAAGGAGAGTAACACCTTCAAGGATGCCAAAAAAATACTGAACACTGCAACTACTATTGTACCGGTAAGAGCACTCCCTGGGGAGTTTGAGGATGACGACGGTACGGTATTTAAATTTAAAGAAAAAAATATCAACGAGTTGATTACCGAGACAGCGGGGCTCATCCCTGAAGCAAAAAAGCGCGCATTTGCTAACGCCCTAAACTCGCGGCATCAATCGTCGATGAAAATCAAAATTGAACAGGCCGAAAAAGAAGTTTTGGCCGCTAGCACGCTTGCAGCAGTAGCCGCTGCCTCGCCGATTCCGTTCTCCGATGCCATTTTGCTGGTTCCAATTCAGGCAGGGATGCTGGCAAAAGTTGGCGTCACGTTCGGTATGGACGTTAGTACCAGCGCATTGACAACTTTAGTAATGTCTGCTGTTGGCTCAGGTGCAGTAACAGTGGTGGGGAGAGTACTGGTAACCGGACTCCTAAAAATGATTCCGGGAGTAGGAACTGTCGTTGGCGGTGCTATCGCAGCAACGACTGCGGCCGCATTGACAAAAGCATTGGGTGCTGCCTATATCGCCGTACTGACTGATTTCTGCGAAAAAAACCCAGGCAAAGATCTAGATATAGCTTTGATCGGTGCAGAACTGAAGAGAAAGATGAGTTTCTCTTAA
- a CDS encoding anti-phage-associated DUF3780 domain-containing protein, which yields MSLAQRIFEEHDMARSPSKPARVTKAPERPTIGFGVPATTDPHHFIVDVPKNSSGPVSIIESLGLQAQDQQAGIIERVVLERSRWTAIRSEVQRAFNARLKEHNLRISAWKVGENPVDRLLGKELCVIAWAVEGMAMENIPVAVRNWLALRPEERWWLFGMTAMSTGGVHDGNRGWRLALRHAMGDVAQNELFRPHTVKPRKQDTERPTLGLFD from the coding sequence ATGAGCCTTGCACAACGTATTTTCGAGGAACATGACATGGCCCGTTCGCCGAGCAAGCCGGCCCGCGTAACCAAGGCACCGGAACGCCCCACGATTGGATTCGGCGTGCCCGCTACCACTGATCCGCATCACTTTATTGTTGACGTGCCAAAAAACTCGTCTGGACCCGTTAGCATCATCGAGAGCCTTGGCCTGCAGGCCCAGGATCAGCAAGCGGGCATCATTGAGCGCGTCGTACTGGAGCGTTCCCGTTGGACGGCGATTCGCAGCGAAGTGCAGCGTGCTTTCAATGCTCGCCTCAAGGAGCACAACCTGCGTATAAGCGCCTGGAAGGTGGGCGAAAACCCGGTGGATCGTCTGCTCGGTAAGGAACTATGTGTTATTGCGTGGGCGGTCGAAGGCATGGCGATGGAGAATATTCCGGTCGCAGTACGTAATTGGCTTGCTTTGCGCCCTGAGGAGCGTTGGTGGTTGTTTGGCATGACGGCCATGAGTACTGGCGGTGTGCATGACGGTAACAGGGGCTGGCGTTTGGCTTTACGTCACGCGATGGGAGACGTGGCTCAAAACGAGCTGTTCAGACCTCATACCGTGAAGCCTCGCAAACAAGACACCGAGCGCCCGACCCTGGGCCTGTTCGATTAA